A genomic window from Glycine max cultivar Williams 82 chromosome 17, Glycine_max_v4.0, whole genome shotgun sequence includes:
- the LOC121173845 gene encoding bromodomain adjacent to zinc finger domain protein 1A isoform X2, which yields MGDVVTVCDICGDQGFEEYLAICNKCPDGAEHIYCNDEKLEKVPDGDWWTCEDCRKSPGNELPTLGSQTEIEHAQCSPLLNSEFNGQLTNREVEKNVAIHDTRKRKNLGLLSKSVSFDNASSVKLNGKCSEVIAANDSAYTPVSNPLKCRMNRDMVGVREIGESDAMDTRSSGDRILLGGGDNFNSGCSDSRQSLDGKKVTPESVPEDGPCMSVENVGDNPSKDVKSKMPMEENNNADNGKLHGKRPMDEKNDADRLESSLSPASSEDLRDWEGLETLSTLLWLRKISGPFVYTGSQ from the exons ATGGGTGATGTG GTTACAGTTTGTGATATCTGTGGGGATCAAGGATTTGAAGAGTATCTTGCTATTTGTAACAAGTGTCCTGATGGGGCAGAACacat TTATTGTAATGATGAAAAGTTGGAAAAAGTGCCAGATGGTGATTGGTGGACCTGCGAAGACTGCAGGAAGTCACCAG GTAATGAATTACCAACATTGGGCTCACAAACCGAGATAGAACATGCTCAAT GCTCTCCTCTATTGAATTCAGAATTTAATGGACAGCTGACAAATCGGGAGGTTGAGAAAAATGTAGCTATTCATGATACTAGAAAGAGGAAAAATCTTGGATTGCTGTCCAAATCTGTGTCATTTGATAATGCTAGCTCAGTGAAATTAAATGGCAAATGCTCTGAAGTTATTGCAGCAAATGACTCGGCATACACACCTGTGTCAAATCCTCTTAAG TGTCGAATGAATAGAGATATGGTTGGAGTTCGTGAAATTGGTGAATCTGATGCTATGGATACAAGGTCTTCAGGTGACAGAATTTTGTTAGGTGGAGGAGATAATTTCAATTCTGGTTGTTCTGATTCGAGACAATCCCTTGATGGAAAAAAGGTAACACCTGAATCTGTTCCAGAAGATGGCCCCTGTATGTCTGTTGAGAATGTGGGTGACAATCCTAGCAAAGATGTGAAAAGTAAGATGCCAATGGAAGAGAATAACAATGCTGACAATGGTAAGCTGCATGGCAAGCGTCCAATGGACGAGAAAAACGATGCTGACAGACTAGAATCCTCTCTTTCACCTGCAAGCTCTGAGGACCTGCGTGATTGGGAAGGTTTAGAAACTTTGAGCACTTTGCTGTGGCTTAGGAAAATTAGCGGTCCTTTTGTGTACACTGGCTCACAGTGA
- the LOC121173845 gene encoding bromodomain adjacent to zinc finger domain protein 1A isoform X1 yields the protein MYSEMIFAQRSHTLWRKVTVCDICGDQGFEEYLAICNKCPDGAEHIYCNDEKLEKVPDGDWWTCEDCRKSPGNELPTLGSQTEIEHAQCSPLLNSEFNGQLTNREVEKNVAIHDTRKRKNLGLLSKSVSFDNASSVKLNGKCSEVIAANDSAYTPVSNPLKCRMNRDMVGVREIGESDAMDTRSSGDRILLGGGDNFNSGCSDSRQSLDGKKVTPESVPEDGPCMSVENVGDNPSKDVKSKMPMEENNNADNGKLHGKRPMDEKNDADRLESSLSPASSEDLRDWEGLETLSTLLWLRKISGPFVYTGSQ from the exons ATGTACTCGGAAATGATTTTTGCCCAACGTTCTCACACTTTATGGAGGAAG GTTACAGTTTGTGATATCTGTGGGGATCAAGGATTTGAAGAGTATCTTGCTATTTGTAACAAGTGTCCTGATGGGGCAGAACacat TTATTGTAATGATGAAAAGTTGGAAAAAGTGCCAGATGGTGATTGGTGGACCTGCGAAGACTGCAGGAAGTCACCAG GTAATGAATTACCAACATTGGGCTCACAAACCGAGATAGAACATGCTCAAT GCTCTCCTCTATTGAATTCAGAATTTAATGGACAGCTGACAAATCGGGAGGTTGAGAAAAATGTAGCTATTCATGATACTAGAAAGAGGAAAAATCTTGGATTGCTGTCCAAATCTGTGTCATTTGATAATGCTAGCTCAGTGAAATTAAATGGCAAATGCTCTGAAGTTATTGCAGCAAATGACTCGGCATACACACCTGTGTCAAATCCTCTTAAG TGTCGAATGAATAGAGATATGGTTGGAGTTCGTGAAATTGGTGAATCTGATGCTATGGATACAAGGTCTTCAGGTGACAGAATTTTGTTAGGTGGAGGAGATAATTTCAATTCTGGTTGTTCTGATTCGAGACAATCCCTTGATGGAAAAAAGGTAACACCTGAATCTGTTCCAGAAGATGGCCCCTGTATGTCTGTTGAGAATGTGGGTGACAATCCTAGCAAAGATGTGAAAAGTAAGATGCCAATGGAAGAGAATAACAATGCTGACAATGGTAAGCTGCATGGCAAGCGTCCAATGGACGAGAAAAACGATGCTGACAGACTAGAATCCTCTCTTTCACCTGCAAGCTCTGAGGACCTGCGTGATTGGGAAGGTTTAGAAACTTTGAGCACTTTGCTGTGGCTTAGGAAAATTAGCGGTCCTTTTGTGTACACTGGCTCACAGTGA
- the LOC121173845 gene encoding E3 ubiquitin-protein ligase UHRF1 isoform X3, which produces MYSEMIFAQRSHTLWRKVTVCDICGDQGFEEYLAICNKCPDGAEHIYCNDEKLEKVPDGDWWTCEDCRKSPGSPLLNSEFNGQLTNREVEKNVAIHDTRKRKNLGLLSKSVSFDNASSVKLNGKCSEVIAANDSAYTPVSNPLKCRMNRDMVGVREIGESDAMDTRSSGDRILLGGGDNFNSGCSDSRQSLDGKKVTPESVPEDGPCMSVENVGDNPSKDVKSKMPMEENNNADNGKLHGKRPMDEKNDADRLESSLSPASSEDLRDWEGLETLSTLLWLRKISGPFVYTGSQ; this is translated from the exons ATGTACTCGGAAATGATTTTTGCCCAACGTTCTCACACTTTATGGAGGAAG GTTACAGTTTGTGATATCTGTGGGGATCAAGGATTTGAAGAGTATCTTGCTATTTGTAACAAGTGTCCTGATGGGGCAGAACacat TTATTGTAATGATGAAAAGTTGGAAAAAGTGCCAGATGGTGATTGGTGGACCTGCGAAGACTGCAGGAAGTCACCAG GCTCTCCTCTATTGAATTCAGAATTTAATGGACAGCTGACAAATCGGGAGGTTGAGAAAAATGTAGCTATTCATGATACTAGAAAGAGGAAAAATCTTGGATTGCTGTCCAAATCTGTGTCATTTGATAATGCTAGCTCAGTGAAATTAAATGGCAAATGCTCTGAAGTTATTGCAGCAAATGACTCGGCATACACACCTGTGTCAAATCCTCTTAAG TGTCGAATGAATAGAGATATGGTTGGAGTTCGTGAAATTGGTGAATCTGATGCTATGGATACAAGGTCTTCAGGTGACAGAATTTTGTTAGGTGGAGGAGATAATTTCAATTCTGGTTGTTCTGATTCGAGACAATCCCTTGATGGAAAAAAGGTAACACCTGAATCTGTTCCAGAAGATGGCCCCTGTATGTCTGTTGAGAATGTGGGTGACAATCCTAGCAAAGATGTGAAAAGTAAGATGCCAATGGAAGAGAATAACAATGCTGACAATGGTAAGCTGCATGGCAAGCGTCCAATGGACGAGAAAAACGATGCTGACAGACTAGAATCCTCTCTTTCACCTGCAAGCTCTGAGGACCTGCGTGATTGGGAAGGTTTAGAAACTTTGAGCACTTTGCTGTGGCTTAGGAAAATTAGCGGTCCTTTTGTGTACACTGGCTCACAGTGA
- the LOC100802862 gene encoding transcription factor bHLH18, with protein MMEELNKPMDGSATSWLSDLEMDDYNLFPDECPLNLNMFDDREFLSQDIASAFQEQTQTLQQQSLSSECPSKTVSNSSTDETTFDFERPSKLLKTTTSTSSNFDSSTITKTLSPKLSPSSSFQSQILSFDNTNTQFYEFHCTLNPTQNEMVSVSVPQKGKPRFPTQTPKGSPKYQNFETKTSHAKRSPAHAQDHIMAERKRREKLSQSFIALAALVPGLKKMDKASVLGDAIEYVKELKERLTVLEEQSKKTRAESIVVLNKPDLSGDNDSSSCDESIDADSVSDSLFEVESRVSGKEMLLKIHCQKQRGLLVKLLAEIQSNHLFVANSSVLPFGNSILDITIVAQMGESYNLTTKELAKNLRVAALKILS; from the exons ATGATGGAGGAATTGAACAAACCAATGGACGGATCAGCAACCAGCTGGTTATCCGAtttg gaaatggaTGATTACAATTTATTTCCAGATGAATGTCCCTTGAACTTGAACATGTTTGATGACCGAGAGTTTCTCTCACAAGACATTGCTAGTGCCTTCCAAGAACAGACACAGACCTTGCAACAGCAATCTTTGTCTTCAGAGTGCCCTTCCAAAACTGTGAGCAACTCATCCACCGATGAAACCACCTTTGACTTTGAGAGACCATCCAAGTTGCTGAAAACGACAACAAGCACTAGTTCTAACTTTGACTCATCCACCATCACCAAAACCCTTTCCCCCAAACTTTCCCCATCATCTTCCTTTCAATCTCAGATTCTCTCTTTTGACAACACCAACACCCAGTTTTATGAGTTTCACTGTACCTTAAACCCAACACAGAACGAGATGGTATCGGTGTCAGTGCCCCAAAAGGGAAAACCACGGTTCCCAACTCAAACCCCAAAAGGGTCACCGAAATATCAAAACTTTGAAACAAAAACCTCTCATGCTAAGAGGTCTCCTGCTCATGCTCAAGATCACATCATGGCTGAGAGAAAGCGAAGAGAGAAACTCAGCCAGAGCTTCATTGCTCTTGCAGCCCTTGTTCCTGGCCTAAAGAAG ATGGACAAGGCTTCTGTGTTAGGGGACGCTATCGAATATGTGAAAGAGCTTAAAGAGCGGTTGACAGTTCTTGAAGAGCAGAGCAAGAAAACAAGGGCAGAATCGATAGTGGTTCTGAACAAGCCAGACCTCTCTGGTGATAATGATTCTTCTTCATGTGACGAGAGCATTGATGCTGATAGTGTCAGTGACTCACTGTTTGAAGTGGAATCAAGAGTATCAGGGAAGGAGATGCTGCTCAAGATCCACTGCCAGAAGCAAAGGGGACTTTTGGTCAAGTTACTGGCTGAGATTCAAAGTAATCACTTATTTGTTGCTAATAGCAGTGTCCTACCCTTTGGTAATTCTATCCTTGACATTACCATTGTTGCTCAG ATGGGAGAAAGTTACAATTTGACCACTAAGGAACTTGCCAAGAATCTACGCGTGGCTGCATTGAAGATATTGTCATAA